From the genome of Streptomyces sp. V2I9:
CAGATGCTGATGGGCATCGCCGCCATCGCCGCGTACGCCTCCGGGCCCGGACTCGGCAACGAGATCTTCCGGGGCATCGCCTCGCTGGGCAGCGCCAACGCGATCAACCAGGTCCTCGCGGGCACGCTCGGCATCGTCGTCCTCGCCCTGCTGTTCGACGCCGCGTACGTCCTGCTGGGACGGCTGACCATCCCGAGGGGGATCCGTGCCTGAGACCGAGACCGCTCCGGTGGAGGGGACCGCCGCCACCTCCGGGGCCACCATCCAGCTGGAGAACCTCACCAAGAGCTATCCGGGGAATCCGAACCCGGCCGTCGAGAACGTGTCGATGGAGATCAGGGCGGGCGAGACCGTGGTCTTCGTCGGCCCCCTCCGGCTGCGGGAAGTCCACCACGCTGAAGATGATCAACCGGCTGATCGAGCCGACGTCGGGCCGTATCCGGATCGGCGACGAGGACGTCACCGACATCGACCCGGTGAAGCTGCGCCGCAAGATCGGGTACGCGATCCAGTCCTCCGGCCTCTTCCCGCACATGACGGTCGCGGACAACATCGCGCTGGTCCCGAAGATGACCGGCTGGTCCAAGGCCCGCGTGAAGGACCGGGTGGAGGAGATGCTCGACCTGGTGGGCCTGGACCCGCGCGAGTTCCACGGCCGCTATCCACGCCAGCTCTCCGGCGGGCAGCAGCAGCGGGTGGGCGTGGCGCGGGCGCTGGCCGCCGACCCGCCCGTCCTCCTGATGGACGAACCGTTCGGCGCGGTCGACCCGATCACCCGCGACCACCTCCAGGACGAGCTGATCCGGCTCCAGCACGAGCTGCACAAGACGATCGTGTTCGTCACCCACGACTTCGACGAGGCGATCAAGCTGGGTGACCGGATCGCGGTGCTGCGGGAGCGTTCGCACATCGCGCAGTTCGACACCCCCGAGGCGATCCTGACCAACCCGACCGACGACTTCGTCTCCGGGTTCGTCGGCGCGGGCGCGGCCCTCAAGCGGCTGAACCTGACCCGCGTACGGGATGTGGGGATCGCGGACTTCCCGACGGTGACGGTCGAGGACCCGCTCCAGACGATCTTCGACAAGCTGCGCGACGGCCCGCACAACGAGTTGCTGATGCTGGACCGCCGCAACCGCCCGTACAAGTGGCTGCGGCGCGGTGACCTGATGCGGGCGCGCGGTTCGCTGGCGCGGGCCGGGCAGCTGGTGCACGACACGGTGACCCGCGACGCCACGCTGCACGACGCGCTGGAGGCGGTGCTGACGGACAGCGGGGGCCGGGTGGCGGTGACCGGGCGGCGCGGCGAGTTCATCGGGGTCGTGGACATGAAGACGCTGATGGACAACGTGCAGGAGCTGCTGGAGGCCGACCGGCTGACGGCGATGGAGCACCAGCACGAGCTGGAGGAGCTGCGCGTCCACCGGACGGAGCAGGAGCTGGAGGGGGGTGGCGGCGGAGTATGAGCCCCAGCCACCAGGCCGGCTCCGGGAAGGAGCCGGCCCCGGCCCGGCCGCCGGGCGAACACGACGTCCGGGGCCACGCGTTCCATGACGAGGAGAGGGACCCCTTCCCCGCCCCGGTCGCGGCGGAACGCCGGATCACCTGGCGGAAGCTGGTGGTCCTGCCGGCGGTGCTGGTGGCCGTCCTGGTGATCACGTACGTGTGGATCACCAACGTCCACCTGGACTCGATCGCGGAGAACTCGCTGACCGGCGGCAATGTTCAGCTGCGCTGGTGGCAGCACGTCCGGCTGACGGCGATCTCGACGTTCTGGGTGCTGGTCATCGCGATCCCGCTGGGCATCGCCCTGACCCGGCGGCGGCTGCGGAAGGCGGCCCCGGCCTTCACCGCGCTGGCCAACATCGGGCAGGCGACCCCGGCCATCGGCCTGCTGGCGCTGCTGGTGATCTGGCTGGGCATCGGCCCGCGCACGGCGATCATCGGCATCGTGATCTACGCGGTGCTGCCGGTGCTCTCCAACACGGTGGCGGGCCTGCGGGCGATCGAGCCGAACATGATCGAGGCGGCGCGCGGGATGGGGATGTCCGGCCGGGGCGTGCTGCTGCGGGTGGAGCTGCCGCTGGCGGTGCCGCTGATCCTGGCGGGTGTACGGACGGCGCTCGTGCTGAACGTCGGCACGGCGACGCTGGCCACGTTCGGCGGGGGCGGTGGGCTCGGCGACCTGATCACGTCGGGCATCCAGACGCAGCGGATGCCGGTGCTGGTGATCGGCTCGGTGCTGACGGTGGTGCTGGCCCTGCTGGTGGACTGGCTGGCGTCGCTGGCGGAGCTGGCGCTGACCCCGCGCGGGTTGGAGGAGCGGTGACGGGTACGTACGGTCCCCGGCGCGGGGCTCTCGCGGGCGGATGCGTCGCCCTGTCCCTGGCCCTGCTGCTCGCCGGGTGCGGGCTCAAGAGCGGGTCCCCGATGGTGGACGAGGTGTCGCCGGGGTCGGTCGGACAGGGCGAGCCGCTCAAGGGCGCGACGCTGACGGTGACCTCGAAGAACTTCAGCGAGAACATCATCCTGGGCCAGATGACCGGCCTGGTGTTCAAGGCGGCCGGTGCGGAGGTCCTGGACCGGACGAACCTGCCGGGTTCCATCAGCGCCCGCGAGGCCATCATCAACGGCGACGCCGACGCGCAGTGGGACTACACCGGCACCGGGTGGATCACCTTCCTGGGCCACGCGGACCCGATCGTCGACCCGAAGAAGCAGTACGAGGCGGTACGGGACGAGGACCGGGGCCACGGGGTGGTCTGGCTGCCCCCGGCCCCGTTGGACAACACGTACGCGCTGGCCATCAGCAAGAAGAACAACGCGAAGTACGGGCTGAGGACCCTCTCGGACGTGGCCGCGCTGGCGAAGAAGGATCCGGGCGCGGTGACGGTCTGCGTGGAGAACGAATTCGCCTCCCGCGACGACGGGCTGCCGGGCATGGAGAAGAAGTACGGGATGACGATCCCGGCCGACAACATCCGGAAGATGGACGCGGGGATCATCTACACCCAGGTCTCCGAGTCCGACTCCTGCCTGCTGGGCGAGGTGTTCACCACCGACGGCCGGATCAAGGCGATGGACCTGGACGTGCTGCGCGACGACAAGAACTTCTTCCCCAACTACAACGCCTCCCCGGTCGTCCACGAGGCAACGTTCGAGAAGTACCCGGTGATCGCCGAGCTGTTGGACCCGCTCGCCCGGAAGCTGACGACCGAGGTGGCGCAGACGCTGAACGCCAAGGTGGACGTGGACGGCGAGGACCCGCACGAGGTGGCGAAGGAGTGGCTGGTGGAGGAGGGGTTCATCGAGGAGGGGTGAGGAGGGGCAAGCCGCGCGGGAGGAAGGCGGGAGCCATCCGGGGGAAGTTGCAAAGAGTGGCTTGCAAAAAAACCTTGCAAAGCATTCTTTGTAACTCTACTGTCGGAGACATGCCCGAGAACGAGAGCGGCCCCCGCCCCCACCACCACGACGGCGCCGACCGCAGGATCCACACCGTGGACGCCCGCACCCTGCGCGCGGTCGCACACCCCCTGCGACTCCGACTG
Proteins encoded in this window:
- a CDS encoding glycine betaine ABC transporter substrate-binding protein, which translates into the protein MVDEVSPGSVGQGEPLKGATLTVTSKNFSENIILGQMTGLVFKAAGAEVLDRTNLPGSISAREAIINGDADAQWDYTGTGWITFLGHADPIVDPKKQYEAVRDEDRGHGVVWLPPAPLDNTYALAISKKNNAKYGLRTLSDVAALAKKDPGAVTVCVENEFASRDDGLPGMEKKYGMTIPADNIRKMDAGIIYTQVSESDSCLLGEVFTTDGRIKAMDLDVLRDDKNFFPNYNASPVVHEATFEKYPVIAELLDPLARKLTTEVAQTLNAKVDVDGEDPHEVAKEWLVEEGFIEEG
- a CDS encoding ABC transporter permease translates to MSPSHQAGSGKEPAPARPPGEHDVRGHAFHDEERDPFPAPVAAERRITWRKLVVLPAVLVAVLVITYVWITNVHLDSIAENSLTGGNVQLRWWQHVRLTAISTFWVLVIAIPLGIALTRRRLRKAAPAFTALANIGQATPAIGLLALLVIWLGIGPRTAIIGIVIYAVLPVLSNTVAGLRAIEPNMIEAARGMGMSGRGVLLRVELPLAVPLILAGVRTALVLNVGTATLATFGGGGGLGDLITSGIQTQRMPVLVIGSVLTVVLALLVDWLASLAELALTPRGLEER